The genomic interval GGGTTTGCAGCAGAataaatctcttcccacattgatcacagctataaggtttctctcctgtgtgtgttctctggtgtatagtcagagagCTAGatatagtaaaactcttcccacattgatcacagctataaggtttctctcctgtgtgaattctctggtgtatagttagattgctagatgtagtaaaactcttcccacattgatcacagctataaggtttctctcctgtgtgtccccgCTGGTGTCCTATCAGGCTGCTTAAGTGAGAAAAACTCGCCCCACATTGATAACAGccaaaaggtttctctccagtgtgtattctctggtgcgaTTTCAGGGTTTGTAGCAGAataaatctcttcccacattgatcacagccgtaaggtttctctcctgtgtgaattctctggtgttcagttagattgctagatgtagtaaaactcttcccacattgatcacagctataaggtttctctcctgtgtgaattctTTGATGTATTTTAAGGTGTGATGAGTAGTTGAatcttttcccacagtcagagcagcagtgagatttctttcctgtgggtctctgctggtgtttcttgaggagttctgatctggagagactcttctctgcctcatcagcatcatgatgttgttgaggctccccagaggatccacgatagtcacgcctctctcctgtgtgaacaacaaggtcagacagatggttaaaggcccacaacagcagaaatccactgttaaTTTGAGGTAAAAGGTTATGCCCAGAGCGTACCCAtgaagttgtacaacaattgacgtctgttaAATTTGAAAATTAAGCCAGTCAAAGACAGCAACAATAGTCAGATttagtcttgttttcacatttagtagtaacatcgatgattgcAGGCTACAAACAGTTTTTCAAGTTGTTGAaatcctaagcagtgtgccagatgacttttggtctccaaaataggcccctttctgtgtttgctaaaattgcggcacgagggcaAGATGCACACGATttggttgcagaaactcctccatgctaatgaggaaaccgctagttatgtatgtagtatatctggtaatgaggaaaccactagttatggatgtagtatatctggtaatgaggaaaccactagttatggatgtagtatatctggtaatgaggaaaccactagttatggatgtagtatatctgctaatgaggaaaccactagttatggatgtagtatatctggtaatgaggaaaccactagttatggatgtagtatatctgctaatgaggaaaccactagttatggatgtagtatatctggtaatgaggaaaccactagttatggatgtagtatatctggtaatgaggaaaccactagttatggatgtagtatatctgcctggagcaaaaatggtgagcgaAGATTTTagattttcacaatgtattctgaacatTACAGCacaagatcaggagtgctactcaaggaaactcacattaagctctgtgtctattcactaattcaccaccgtggggaaaaactcaggggagttctcataggctAACAGCAACAATAGCCTCCATTTACAGGttagagtgcatttcacactactattggattataattgtaaggctcgctTGAATCACCTGCTTAaaatgtttgtgttattgtcgAAAATCAACTGCTTTATAGTTAAAAAatacttcaaccagtaaaattaTCTTTGGCTAGCTTTGCCATCAGCCTGACAATAAGGGTTTGTACACTAAGTGTTTAACAAATTGGCACATAACTcccacctaacaataacatagatctactgtaggacccataacttcacctaacaacaacatagacctactgtaggacccataacttcacctaacaataacatagacctactgtaggacccaaaacttcacctaacaacaacatagacctactgtaggacccataacttcaccaaacaacaacatagacctactgtaggacccataacttcacctaacaataacatagacctactgtaggacccataacttcacctaacaataacatagacctactgtaggacccataacttcacctaacaataacatagacctactgtaggacccataacttcacttaacaacaacatagacctaagactataaataatttaatatttcaggtgaaacatggaaactaaaatgtctttgtcatgacatttcataacctgatcaccagataattttgtgaataatcccactaggctactctgtaatgtgttgtcattctaaATGCCCTGAATATAGGAAaacagctctgtgtgttgtacaatagcctatccatcaaggaacagttctctacacattatgagctaaaTATCTCTGTGTtgaaacagactaacgagactctacagtaaatcaagcagacaataacattataaacaccaatttgttagggatgttggatccaacgtggagcacggcataactgtctttaccagagtaatgaatgaagaagcactttggttgttgttgcatgtcgtgatgttggtcatgtgactgtcattcagaaaatgatttcctagatcagctgatgatagttgaacatgtgactaactaaacagctacagtattaagaattatgtgtaattattgaagaaccacattaatgacagtatccacttgggtgttgtcaataaagttaaggtgactCTCAGTTAAAACCATTGGATTGTGCAAACTCTTAAATTATTTAgaatttctgtgcccatgaaaactgttttcccaacgtaatataaggaaactaaatgttacgtaggtagagtgcatttcagagatctgaatacaaaaaactgtactaacaggacaataacctaaaccacaaggccaaatcgACACTGGAggagcttaccaagatgacattgaatgttcctgagtggcctagttacagtttggacttaaatcgtctttaaaatctatggaaagacttgaaaatggctttctagcatgatcaacaaccaacttgacagaacaggaaggattttaaaaagaataatgaataTTCACATGAGGATCTGTCTCCTATTGGATGACATCACGACTTCCCATCAAGCCAACTCCTTGAAGGccttactatgacatcactcacTCCTTCTAGTTTGCAGTTGTCTAAAAAAACACGATAAtgctcaaaacatttatttgtttccctttagtgtgtttatactttaatgtatttatatatcacttttcaacaggaaaagttaaaatcactggaggacgtcatgaacaattcctacattttttatttttcaactttatttaaccaggtaggccagttctcatttacaactgtgacctggccaagataaagcaaagcagtgcgacaaaaacaacagagttacacatggaataacatgtgggataaacaaaagtacagtcaataacacaatagaaaaatctatatacagtgttaagttaaaaatcactggaggacgtcatgaacaatacagtgtgtgcaaatggagtacagaggcaataaaggcaataaggcaataaataggccgtagtagcaaagtaattacaatttagcattaacactggagtgatagatgtgcagatgatgatgtgcaagtagaaatactggtgtgagcaaaaaaagtaaataaaaacatggggatgaggtaggcagttgtatgggctatttacagatgggctgtgtacagctgcagtgattggtaagctgctcagatagctgattcttaaagttagtgagggagatataagtctccaacttcagcgatttttgcaattcgatccagtcattggcagcagagaactggaaggaaaggcggccaaattaggtgttggttttgtggatgaccagtgagatatacttcctggagcgcgtgctacgggtgggtgttgctatggtgaccagtgatctGAGTTAAGGcagcctagcaaagacttatagatgacctggagccagttggtttggcaacgaatatgtagcgagggccagccgacgagagcagtggtatatggggctttagtgacaaaacggatggcactgtgatagactgcatccagtttactgagtagagtgttggaggctattttataggtgacatcaccgaagtcgaggatcggtaggatggtcagttttacgagggtatgtttggcagcaaaagtgaaggatgctttgttgcgaaataggaagccgattctagatttagttttggatgggagatgcttaatgtgagtctggaaggagaatttacagtctaaccagacacctaggtatttgtagttgtccatgtattctaagtcagagccgtccagagtagtgatgctggacgggcgagcaggtgcaggcagtgatcggttgaatagcatgcatttagttttacttgcgtttaagagcagttggaggccacggaaggagagttgaatGGCATTGGTAGGTGGATTGGATAccaccagcaggtatatctctctggtcacccccaaaaccaattcctcctttggccgcctctccttccagttctctgctgccaatgactggaacgaactacaaaaatctctgaaactggaaacacttatctccctcactaggtttaagcaccagctgtcagagcagctcacagattactgcacctgtacatagcccatctataatttagcccaaacaactacctcttcccctactgtatttatttattttgctcctttgcaccccatttgtctatttctactttgcacattcttccactgcaaatctaccattccagtgttttacttgctatattgtatttacttcgccaccatggccttttttttgccttcacctcccttatctcacctcacttgctcacattgtatatagacttatttttctactgtattattgactgtatgtttgttttactccatgtgtaactctgtgttgttgtatgtgtcaaactgctttgctttatcttggccaggtcgcagttgtaaatgagaacttgttctcaacttgcctacctggttaaataaaggtgaaataaataaattaaatagatcagcaacggtggcttgcaaacagtggatagtaagtagcccacctttggaataactatgtatagttataactgtagtatcctgtataactgtagtatcctgtataactgtagtatcctgtataactgtagtatcctgtataactgtagtatcctgtataactatatatagttataactgtagtatccagtatagtctgggaggaggtgaaaccaatcaggcttatttgatgtgatctaatgttttgatcatctagttttccttacaagcattcagtcaaagggggttcggtcattcctttgtttatatactgtctcattgacaaaaatattttggattatttgtttacatcattcctttgtctcgacccagtacacagtaaacgtgccgaggttctaatgttgccaaggagacacattttattatttatttacagtttggagggttgggggtctgacatccaggagacatattttattatttatttacagtttggagggttggaggtctgacatccaggagacaaattttattatttatttacagtttggagggttgggggtctgacatccaggcgacacattgtattatttatttagtttggagggttgggggtctgacatccaggatacacattttagttctaatggtgccgttctgttattcttttcagcttctttttccaagcatcttacattactctgagactagttatcctgggatcttacatgactctgagactagttatcctgggatcttacattactgagactagttatcctgggatctaacattactctgagactagttatcctgggttcTTACATTACTctcagactagttatcctgggatcgtacattactctgagactagttatcctggggaatagtttcaatacatttgcaaaacacctaaacctgtttttgctttggcattatggggtattgtgatgtcattatggggtattgtgaaacattttagaataaagggatgcaccgatattacattatTGGCTAATACCAATATctaatattttccttgccccaaaAAACAATACCGATAACCGGTATTTAACATTTTagaggccttttaagcattctagtacagcatTCTAATAGTtaacaagaggtgtcactacagtccctggttcgaatccaggctgtatcccatccggccgtgattgggagtcccacagtagTTGTCTGTTATTGGTGTAGAGAGGACAGCAAAGGAGAGGGATTCCACATGTGGATAGGAAGATTTAAATTATCATTATTACTGGGAAAAAATCATTTAAATTCCAGGCATTTTATAACTTTAGCTTTCTAGGTCAGTacgctacagtaggttgtaactctctaggtcatgccagtaggttacagtaggttgtaactctctaggtcatgccagtaggctacagtaggttgtatctctctaggtcatgccagtagactacagtaggttgtatctctctaggtcataacagtaggttacagtaggttttaactctctaggtcaagccagtaggttacagtaggttgtatctctccaggtcatgccagtaggttacagtaggttgtatctctctaggtcatgccagtaggctacagtaggttgtaacgctcgaggtcatgccagtaggttacagtaggttgtaactctctaggtcatgccagtaggttacagtaggttgtatctctctaggtcatgccagtaggctacagtaggttgtatctctctaggtcatgccagtaggttacagtaggttttatctctctaggtcatgccagtaggctacagtaggttggaactctctaggtcatgccagtaggctacagtaggttgtaactctctaggtcatgccagtaggctacagtaggttgtaactctctaggtcatgccagtaggctacagtaggttgtaactctctaggtcatgccagtagcctacagtaggttgtaactctctaggtcattccagtaggctacagtaggttgtatccaagtggaaacaattatcaacccaatgtggaaaatgttgaatttggtcaacaacaaaattaatggcttatttgctacgtgaggtttatttgatctaacagaagtttcgtaatgcttaccttgttatgtggacacgtgacataccgacaactttgataaaaacactataggagttgtctccagatcgctatgcatattcatgctagtagcttagcatctctctccattgaatacaggcggtgcatattcatgctagtagcttagcatctctctccattgaatacaggcggtgcatattcatgctagtagcttagcatctctctccattgaatacaggcggtgcatattcatgctagtagcttagcatctctctccattgaatacagaaaatgcatattcatgctagtagcttagcatctctctccattgaatacaggcggttgacgacaacaaccctcatagaatataaacaatagattacaataatTAGAtgaatccaccaatccaaagacaggataggcgggagctagacaacccgcagtgccgctttgtggacaactactccccttgttagggcggagagacatcttgtcagtatatccataatctttggtgtagccaacccaactctcacatggcactattggggggcacggtgtgtagtaaaacatcactacatgaaaatcactacatgccatgccccccagtctgcggtcagcagatagacccttctcaaatatatatgttaagtcactttttggaaacggaacggagaaaacaaggggtagcttgctctctacgtcgtctgattctagacatatcagtcatcatcccagggccctccgttgaagaggtattgacgagGCAACTCCGAATATCCAaagttaaaaacacattcaaggcggtacttactggtgttactcagatctcctatctccacctcttcatctttcaatgtgacagtaatctctccttccttcttcactccaaaaactgcttcctcctctttcactctgaacgcgtctttctcttctttcactgtaacgtctttctcttcttctttcactgtaacagcctcaccctctacttcttgttttactgtgacatcctcttcttccttctcctctttcacgacaatgttctgccccagagcttctttctccgtccagcagatcaCCTCTTCTTTAACAAGAGGGGAGAAGCTTACTgagctcatggtcggggatgttagctagctagctatcattagcgactaggctagtgctaacttaaccagtcagctactatagctgactaatacaaaataacgtaatattaaattATATAGGTTAACAACTAGATACGACCTAAGTGTGTCGAAAACACAGTAGCTAATATACACCTaaagcgtataaatagcttgaatctttcggctatgttggctagcaagctaccgaggtggttgacgagctgtttatgaagaaccgtccactagattatacgtcacgctggcagcgtcgcctgaaagacgcacatcgccgtctgctgactggaggggaaacgcagttgaggatcatattttattttcagacaaagattattttaaatggatttaattaaataatactattatattgagacatacaaagacaggaatgtgttgattgattagtgcgaataAAAATTGTTTACCACAgcatatttaaggcagtttcattaagttatattacatctaaattagcagctagctactgtaggtctatactgctcctacatggtgtaacaatacatcatatagatgtatataatgaacagactaggtctatactgctcctacatggtgtaacaatacatcatgtagatgtatataatgaacagactaggtctatactgctccaacATGgtgcaacaatacatcatgtagatgtatataatgaacagactaagtctatactgctcctacatggtgtaacaatacatcatgtaaatttacactaccattcaaaagtttggggtcacttagaaatgtccttgtcttTTAAAGAAAATCAAAATGTTTCTTTtatttacctgtttttgctttgtcattatggggtattgtgatgtcattatgggccaATGTGatgtcttatggggtattgtgatgtcattattgggtattttgtagattaatgagggaaaaatgattgaatcaattttagaataaggctgtaatgtaacaaaatgtggaataagtgaaggggtctgaatgctttccgaatccattgtatatataggggcagtacttagTGACATCACTTCATGAAACAGGAGGTACAAATATATAACATAGTTTCACAGTATCAACATTCAATGTGTAAAAATATATGACCAAGCTGGAAGAGGAAACGCCAGCCCAGCCACAATCCTAGAGGttcactgatgatcaacctcctccttcacatctgactcctgatgatcaacctcctccttcacatctgactcctgatgatcaacctcctccttcacatctgactcctgatgatcaacctcctccttcacatctgactcctgatgatcaacctcctccttcacatctgactcctgatgatcaacctcctccttcacatctgactcctgatgatcaacc from Salvelinus alpinus chromosome 2, SLU_Salpinus.1, whole genome shotgun sequence carries:
- the LOC139548560 gene encoding zinc finger protein ZFP2-like, producing the protein MSSVSFSPLVKEEVICWTEKEALGQNIVVKEEKEEEDVTVKQEVEGEAVTVKEEEKDVTVKEEKDAFRVKEEEAVFGVKKEGEITVTLKDEEVEIGDLSNTRERRDYRGSSGEPQQHHDADEAEKSLSRSELLKKHQQRPTGKKSHCCSDCGKRFNYSSHLKIHQRIHTGEKPYSCDQCGKSFTTSSNLTEHQRIHTGEKPYGCDQCGKRFILLQTLKSHQRIHTGEKPFGCYQCGASFSHLSSLIGHQRGHTGEKPYSCDQCGKSFTTSSNLTIHQRIHTGEKPYSCDQCGKSFTISSSLTIHQRTHTGEKPYSCDQCGKRFILLQTLKSHQRIHTGEKPFGCYQCGTSFSHLSSLIGHQRGHTGEKPYSCDQCGKSFTTSGNLTIHQRIHTGEKAYGCDQCGKSFTTSSNLTEHQRTHTGEKPYGCDQCGKSFTTSSNLTEHQRTHTGEKPYSCDQCGKSFIRSSQLTVHQRTHTGVKPNICD